The following proteins come from a genomic window of Solwaraspora sp. WMMA2065:
- a CDS encoding ribbon-helix-helix protein, CopG family, whose product MDLTSYVSNLGREFATLAETGGDEARALVERLTGSLESAIRMTLLDALSAAADEITRDLAPGSVELRLRGRDPHFVVTTPPAEPTGTTAGDGAATADGPPDNDLLITEDGPVTRINVRLPEQLKAVVEEAAAKEGRSVNAWLVRAAAAGLQRPDRDRRRDERGTGKRSTQTFTGWVR is encoded by the coding sequence ATGGACCTGACGTCGTACGTGAGCAACCTCGGGCGGGAGTTCGCCACCCTCGCCGAAACCGGCGGAGACGAGGCGCGGGCGCTGGTCGAGCGCCTGACCGGGTCGCTCGAGTCGGCGATCCGGATGACCCTGCTGGACGCGCTGTCGGCCGCCGCCGACGAGATCACCCGCGACCTGGCACCCGGCTCGGTGGAGCTGCGGCTACGCGGCCGCGACCCGCACTTCGTCGTCACCACGCCACCCGCCGAACCGACCGGGACCACCGCCGGGGACGGCGCGGCGACGGCCGACGGCCCACCCGACAACGACCTGCTGATCACCGAGGACGGCCCGGTGACGCGGATCAACGTACGCCTACCCGAGCAGCTCAAGGCTGTGGTCGAGGAGGCCGCCGCCAAGGAGGGGCGCTCGGTCAACGCCTGGCTGGTCCGGGCGGCAGCCGCCGGTCTGCAGCGGCCCGACCGGGACCGGCGCCGCGACGAACGCGGCACCGGGAAACGCAGCACGCAGACCTTCACCGGCTGGGTGCGCTAG
- a CDS encoding carbohydrate-binding protein gives MTVLQVPTSRGMCCHVGGDIDFDADGNLYLSTGDDTNPFDSSGYTPIDERSNRNPAYDAQRTAGNSNDLRGKVLRIRPSANGGYTIPAGNMFPAGTANTKPEIYAMGFRNPFRMSVDKATGVVYLGEYGPDAGTADPNRGPANHVAFERIAQPGFYGWPYCSNYNTPYIDFTFPSGPSGAPFNCSGGPVNNSPNNSGITQLPPSQRAWLPYGGEQNPPELCCGSLSPMDAVVYNYDASLASDVKFPASMDGKVFIGEFGRRWIKTVTVTGSGGGRSPIAAASADPTTGNAPLTVQFSSAGTSDPDGDAITYAWDFTTDGSTDSTQPNPSYTYTSNGEFTATLTVRDSTGRSATASVVIGVGRPTVTLDLPRNGRLFEFGDAIPFEVTVTDPDVSTIDCSRVKVNYLLGHDSHAHGISSATGCSGTLQTTEDGEHDPNANIFGVMIAEYTPVGATIPVTSTQTVLQPRTRQAEHYGDQQGTTLVEKASAHGGSAVGYIENGDWISFTPYNLAGATSFPARVASAGSGGTISLRTGSASGPVIGTATVSPTGDWETWTAVTGTLTPPSGTQQLFLVFTGGSSYLFDVDEFTFRGGGTTPPPSTGPSCSAAYSVIGQWQGGFQGEVRVTAGSTSSGWTVTWTFNGGQTVSQSWSATVTSSGANVTARNVSYNGSLGAGASTTFGFIGSGNNGANVSSLSCTAS, from the coding sequence GTGACGGTCCTGCAGGTCCCGACCAGCCGCGGCATGTGCTGCCACGTCGGCGGTGACATCGACTTCGACGCGGACGGCAACCTCTACCTGTCGACCGGAGACGACACCAACCCGTTCGACTCCAGCGGCTACACGCCGATCGACGAACGGTCCAACCGCAACCCGGCGTACGACGCGCAGCGTACCGCCGGCAACAGCAACGACCTGCGGGGCAAGGTGCTGCGGATCCGGCCGAGTGCAAACGGTGGGTACACCATCCCGGCCGGCAACATGTTCCCGGCCGGCACGGCGAACACCAAGCCGGAGATCTACGCGATGGGCTTCCGTAACCCGTTCCGGATGTCCGTGGACAAGGCGACCGGCGTCGTCTACCTCGGCGAGTACGGGCCGGACGCCGGCACCGCCGACCCCAACCGCGGGCCGGCGAACCATGTCGCGTTCGAACGCATCGCCCAGCCCGGTTTCTACGGCTGGCCGTACTGCTCGAACTACAACACGCCGTACATCGACTTCACGTTCCCGTCCGGCCCCTCCGGTGCACCGTTCAACTGCTCCGGCGGCCCGGTGAACAACTCCCCGAACAACTCCGGTATCACCCAACTGCCCCCGTCCCAGCGGGCCTGGCTGCCGTACGGTGGCGAGCAGAACCCGCCGGAGCTGTGCTGCGGCAGCCTGTCTCCGATGGACGCCGTGGTCTACAACTACGACGCCTCGCTCGCCTCCGACGTGAAGTTCCCGGCGTCGATGGACGGCAAGGTGTTCATCGGCGAGTTCGGCCGGCGGTGGATCAAGACGGTCACGGTCACCGGCTCCGGCGGCGGCCGATCGCCGATCGCCGCCGCGTCCGCCGACCCGACCACCGGCAACGCGCCGCTGACCGTACAGTTCAGCTCGGCCGGGACCAGCGACCCGGACGGGGACGCCATCACGTACGCGTGGGACTTCACCACGGACGGCAGCACCGATTCGACGCAGCCGAACCCGTCGTACACCTACACCAGCAACGGCGAGTTCACGGCGACGCTCACGGTGCGCGACAGCACCGGCCGCAGCGCCACCGCGAGCGTGGTGATCGGGGTGGGCCGGCCGACGGTCACCCTCGACCTACCGCGCAACGGCCGGCTGTTCGAGTTCGGTGACGCCATCCCGTTCGAGGTGACGGTCACCGACCCGGACGTGTCGACGATCGACTGCAGCCGGGTGAAGGTCAACTATCTGCTCGGGCACGACAGCCACGCCCATGGCATCTCCAGCGCGACCGGCTGCTCGGGCACCCTGCAGACCACCGAGGACGGCGAACACGACCCGAATGCGAACATCTTCGGAGTCATGATCGCCGAGTACACCCCGGTGGGCGCGACCATCCCGGTGACCTCGACGCAGACGGTGCTGCAGCCCCGGACCCGCCAGGCCGAGCACTACGGCGACCAGCAGGGCACCACCCTGGTGGAGAAGGCCTCCGCCCACGGCGGCAGCGCGGTCGGCTACATCGAGAACGGCGACTGGATCTCGTTCACCCCGTACAACCTGGCCGGGGCCACGTCGTTCCCCGCCCGGGTCGCCTCGGCCGGCTCCGGCGGCACCATCTCGCTGCGGACCGGCTCGGCGTCGGGACCCGTCATCGGTACGGCCACCGTGAGCCCGACCGGTGACTGGGAGACCTGGACCGCCGTCACCGGCACGCTCACCCCACCCAGCGGTACGCAGCAACTGTTCCTCGTCTTCACTGGCGGCTCCAGCTACCTGTTCGACGTCGACGAGTTCACCTTCCGCGGTGGCGGCACGACCCCGCCGCCGTCCACCGGGCCGTCGTGCTCGGCGGCGTACTCGGTGATCGGGCAGTGGCAAGGTGGCTTCCAGGGTGAGGTACGGGTCACCGCCGGATCAACGTCGAGCGGCTGGACGGTCACCTGGACGTTCAACGGCGGGCAGACCGTCAGCCAGTCCTGGAGTGCCACGGTCACGTCGAGCGGTGCCAACGTGACCGCACGCAATGTCTCTTACAACGGGTCGCTCGGCGCCGGAGCCAGTACGACGTTCGGCTTCATCGGCTCGGGCAACAACGGAGCCAACGTGTCGTCGCTGAGCTGCACCGCCAGCTGA